The following are from one region of the Etheostoma spectabile isolate EspeVRDwgs_2016 chromosome 2, UIUC_Espe_1.0, whole genome shotgun sequence genome:
- the LOC116707326 gene encoding microfibril-associated glycoprotein 4 isoform X1: MTTMMMMIQGTLFVALLVLATSVHSNSQFYLPIDCDDIHRHDNTSSSGVYTIYPGGPTTPLHVFCDMDTDGGRWTVFQRRIDGTENFYRPWRHYKIGFGNVAGEYWLGLENIFLLTMRKKNELRVDMEDWEGEKASAQYSSFSIDSENTGYQLHIDSFTGGAAGDSLTGHNNMKFTTFDKDQDQWDKNCAQHYLGGFWYSACHTANPNGMYAPHGAIGFENVHVIWQKWKDWNYSLKTVAMKIRSVAKCTCTH, translated from the exons GGGACATTATTCGTGGCTCTGCTGGTTCTTGCGACCTCAGTTCACTCCAACTCCCAGTTTTATTTGCCCATTGACTGTGATGACATCCATCGCCATGACAACACCAGCTCCAGCGGGGTGTACACCATCTACCCAGGAGGTCCCACCACGCCTCTGCATGTCTTCTGTGACATGGACACTGATGGGGGCAGATGGACT GTATTTCAGAGAAGGATCGATGGGACTGAAAACTTCTACAGGCCCTGGAGGCACTATAAGATTGGATTTGGTAATGTGGCTGGAGAATATTGGCTTG GCCTGGAAAACATCTTCCTGCTAACtatgaggaagaagaatgagCTGCGGGTCGACATGGAGGACTGGGAGGGAGAGAAGGCGTCAGCTCAATACTCCTCCTTCTCAATTGATTCTGAGAACACCGGTTATCAGCTTCACATCGACAGCTTCACTGGCGGAGCAGCAG GAGACAGTTTGACAGGCCATAACAACATGAAGTTCACCACGTTTGACAAAGATCAGGACCAGTGGGATAAGAACTGTGCTCAGCATTACCTGGGTGGATTCTGGTACAGCGCCTGCCACACTGCTAATCCCAACGGCATGTACGCACCTCATGGTGCCATCGGATTTGAAAACGTCCACGTCATTTGGCAAAAGTGGAAGGACTGGAACTACTCCCTGAAGACTGTTGCCATGAAGATCAGATCAGTCGCTAAatgtacatgcacacattaA
- the LOC116707326 gene encoding microfibril-associated glycoprotein 4 isoform X2, protein MTTMMMMQGTLFVALLVLATSVHSNSQFYLPIDCDDIHRHDNTSSSGVYTIYPGGPTTPLHVFCDMDTDGGRWTVFQRRIDGTENFYRPWRHYKIGFGNVAGEYWLGLENIFLLTMRKKNELRVDMEDWEGEKASAQYSSFSIDSENTGYQLHIDSFTGGAAGDSLTGHNNMKFTTFDKDQDQWDKNCAQHYLGGFWYSACHTANPNGMYAPHGAIGFENVHVIWQKWKDWNYSLKTVAMKIRSVAKCTCTH, encoded by the exons CAGGGGACATTATTCGTGGCTCTGCTGGTTCTTGCGACCTCAGTTCACTCCAACTCCCAGTTTTATTTGCCCATTGACTGTGATGACATCCATCGCCATGACAACACCAGCTCCAGCGGGGTGTACACCATCTACCCAGGAGGTCCCACCACGCCTCTGCATGTCTTCTGTGACATGGACACTGATGGGGGCAGATGGACT GTATTTCAGAGAAGGATCGATGGGACTGAAAACTTCTACAGGCCCTGGAGGCACTATAAGATTGGATTTGGTAATGTGGCTGGAGAATATTGGCTTG GCCTGGAAAACATCTTCCTGCTAACtatgaggaagaagaatgagCTGCGGGTCGACATGGAGGACTGGGAGGGAGAGAAGGCGTCAGCTCAATACTCCTCCTTCTCAATTGATTCTGAGAACACCGGTTATCAGCTTCACATCGACAGCTTCACTGGCGGAGCAGCAG GAGACAGTTTGACAGGCCATAACAACATGAAGTTCACCACGTTTGACAAAGATCAGGACCAGTGGGATAAGAACTGTGCTCAGCATTACCTGGGTGGATTCTGGTACAGCGCCTGCCACACTGCTAATCCCAACGGCATGTACGCACCTCATGGTGCCATCGGATTTGAAAACGTCCACGTCATTTGGCAAAAGTGGAAGGACTGGAACTACTCCCTGAAGACTGTTGCCATGAAGATCAGATCAGTCGCTAAatgtacatgcacacattaA